One Sporosarcina sp. FSL W8-0480 genomic window, GTTTTCACCTTGAAGGTGTAATGACATTACCTTGTTCGCGGACATGGGAAGATGTGGAATATCCTTTTTCTATAGAAACGAACGAACAGTTTAGTTGGGATGAAGCAACCCTTGCTACGGACGATGCAATTCACCCTGTAGAAGGTGAAGTTATCGATCCGACTCCACTTTTTGAAGAATTGATTCTTCTTGAAGTGCCTTTACAAGTTTTTAGCGAAGAAGCTGAAAAGGTGAAAAGGGCAGAGGGTAAAGGTTGGTTGTATACAACGGAAGATGAATACGATGCGCAGTTGAACGAAGAAAAGGAAAAGAAGGTTGATCCACGTTTAGCTGGATTAGCTGAATTTTTTAATTCAAATAAGGAATAGGCAATCGATTATAAGGAGGTGCCTCAAATGGCAGTACCAAAAAGAAGAACTTCAAAAACATCTAAAAGACTTCGTCGTACACATTTCAAACTACAAGTTCCAGGCATGACAACTTGCGATAATTGTGGCGAAGTGAAGTTGGCACACCGCGTTTGCAAATCTTGCGGTCATTACAAAGGAAAAGAAGTAGTAGGCGAATAATCTGACCCTACATAAAAAATCACCGTGAGGCCATGGCTCCGGTGATTTTTTTATACTTATAAGGAGGGATTTTGTTGACGTATAAAATTGAAATCATCGATTGTGTTGCGACATTTACGATTAACCGACCTGAAATGAGGAACGCCGTTAATTTTGACGTGATGGATGGCTTGGAAGAATTTTTGACTACCGTAGAAAACGATGAGAGCGTTTCATTTGCTGTTGTTACAGGTAGTGGTGACCGTGCGTTCTGTTCAGGTGGGGATTTATCGGAATTTCATGGCTTCCACACAGCAAGTGAAGCCTATCCGATGTTAAGTAGAATGGCAGCTCTATTATTCAGATTGTCTACCTTACCGATGCCAGTTATTGCACTCGTTAATGGAGCGGCGGTCGGTGGTGGCTGTGAAATCGCATCGGCTTGTGATTACAGGGTTGTATCCTCAAGTGCAAGAGCAGGCTTCATCCAAGGTACACTCGCCATTACAAGCGGTTGGGGTGGGGCTACACAACTGTTTGCAAAGATGAAAAACCATGACACTGTTTTGAAATTCCTAACCGAAGCAAAAATCCATAATGCCGAAGATTTGAAGTCAATTGGTTGGGCTTCTGCTATTTATGATGGCGATGCTGAAATTGGTTTACATGATTTTATCTCCAAAATGAGCAAAATCCATTTAGATGTACATAAAGCTTATAAAAAGATTGCCATTCAAAATTGGAAAAACGCCGAAATCGAAAAACATATGCTCCAAGAAGCCGAACAATGCGCAAAACTATGGGAAAGCGAAGCCCATCACGAAGCAGTTCGAAACTTCATAAATAAAAAATGATTTTACCATTATCTGAGGAACCGA contains:
- a CDS encoding YceD family protein; the protein is MKWSIHQLQKYRQGALPLDEAVNLESVKKRNPEIRDIKPVHVTGSCVIGSKKLSCRFHLEGVMTLPCSRTWEDVEYPFSIETNEQFSWDEATLATDDAIHPVEGEVIDPTPLFEELILLEVPLQVFSEEAEKVKRAEGKGWLYTTEDEYDAQLNEEKEKKVDPRLAGLAEFFNSNKE
- the rpmF gene encoding 50S ribosomal protein L32, producing the protein MAVPKRRTSKTSKRLRRTHFKLQVPGMTTCDNCGEVKLAHRVCKSCGHYKGKEVVGE
- a CDS encoding enoyl-CoA hydratase/isomerase family protein, with the protein product MTYKIEIIDCVATFTINRPEMRNAVNFDVMDGLEEFLTTVENDESVSFAVVTGSGDRAFCSGGDLSEFHGFHTASEAYPMLSRMAALLFRLSTLPMPVIALVNGAAVGGGCEIASACDYRVVSSSARAGFIQGTLAITSGWGGATQLFAKMKNHDTVLKFLTEAKIHNAEDLKSIGWASAIYDGDAEIGLHDFISKMSKIHLDVHKAYKKIAIQNWKNAEIEKHMLQEAEQCAKLWESEAHHEAVRNFINKK